ATGATTTCTTCAACAACAAGGTCATATCCACATCCACATCAGACCATGAGCACAAGTATGATAAACTTGCCAAATTAGGGGCATCAAACTCGACATGACCTCGACAGAAGTATACCGTCAGTTCTTCAGGTGCTAAAGTAGAAATGCGAACATGGTCTCTACCCAATCCACAGTCGATAAGAACCAACTCTTTCAGCCGTGAACAACCAACACAAAACCTTTTAACGGACTCCGCGTCCAAGAATGTTACTTGTATGAGTTTAAGAAACCTGAGGCTTGGCAAGGAGACTAAGCTAGGGACTTTCAAGTCCACTTTGTGTCTAACCGAGTGAATTTCTAGTGACACCAAAGTTTGAGAACTGAGGATACAGTTAGGCAAAGAGATTTGTTGGTAAAAAATGTACAGATCTAGATGCCGAACTCCCTTCAGTATTGCAGCACTAATCCACAAAAGGAGATGTGAACTAGCATATTCGCGGTCGCGTTTAAGTTTCAGACTGAACTTCTGAATTGGTGTTACTCTATGCAACACGAGTACTCCAGAAACAAACCTCACAAAACCCGTATTGAGAGTTTTATTTCCATGTGAGCTTAGCTCATAATATTCTTGATCGTCAAAAGAAAGGCTAGTTGTTAATGTGAAAAGATACCGCCATCTAGTTGACAACAAACTCGTCTGCAGTGCACTCAATGTTGGGAGGAATGAAAGAATGTGACCAAGTAACTCATCAGGTAAGCTACTAATCCTGTCCAAACTACCTTCATCTCTTATTTCCGAAACTTTACGACGCTTTGTAGAACGAATCATCACCTGATATCAAACCCAATAACGATAACAGTG
This sequence is a window from Silene latifolia isolate original U9 population chromosome 8, ASM4854445v1, whole genome shotgun sequence. Protein-coding genes within it:
- the LOC141597066 gene encoding putative F-box protein At3g58860 isoform X3, yielding MIRSTKRRKVSEIRDEGSLDRISSLPDELLGHILSFLPTLSALQTSLLSTRWRYLFTLTTSLSFDDQEYYELSSHGNKTLNTGFVRFVSGVLVLHRVTPIQKFSLKLKRDREYASSHLLLWISAAILKGVRHLDLYIFYQQISLPNCILSSQTLVSLEIHSVRHKVDLKVPSLVSLPSLRFLKLIQVTFLDAESVKRFCVGCSRLKELVLIDCGLGRDHVRISTLAPEELTVYFCRGHVEFDAPNLASLSYLCSWSDVDVDMTLLLKKSCSPSRVEIGFHSYEFHGPLAEYVLDLIRGAQNARELILTFNALKSTSTSGARVWNLLHFHLMSKLLKFIDLRAGKWSCYF
- the LOC141597066 gene encoding putative F-box/LRR-repeat protein At4g13960 isoform X2 produces the protein MIRSTKRRKVSEIRDEGSLDRISSLPDELLGHILSFLPTLSALQTSLLSTRWRYLFTLTTSLSFDDQEYYELSSHGNKTLNTGFVRFVSGVLVLHRVTPIQKFSLKLKRDREYASSHLLLWISAAILKGVRHLDLYIFYQQISLPNCILSSQTLVSLEIHSVRHKVDLKVPSLVSLPSLRFLKLIQVTFLDAESVKRFCVGCSRLKELVLIDCGLGRDHVRISTLAPEELTVYFCRGHVEFDAPNLASLSYLCSWSDVDVDMTLLLKKSCSPSRVEIGFHSYEFHGPLAEYVLDLIRGAQNARELILTFNALKLLTRLDDTRIPTYSKLKSLHLDSCCCNTWKYVTSWLTKSPQLETRVAEYVIRSIRIRNTNSRFALLSVSDTLSVLKII
- the LOC141597066 gene encoding F-box/LRR-repeat protein At3g58900-like isoform X1, which translates into the protein MIRSTKRRKVSEIRDEGSLDRISSLPDELLGHILSFLPTLSALQTSLLSTRWRYLFTLTTSLSFDDQEYYELSSHGNKTLNTGFVRFVSGVLVLHRVTPIQKFSLKLKRDREYASSHLLLWISAAILKGVRHLDLYIFYQQISLPNCILSSQTLVSLEIHSVRHKVDLKVPSLVSLPSLRFLKLIQVTFLDAESVKRFCVGCSRLKELVLIDCGLGRDHVRISTLAPEELTVYFCRGHVEFDAPNLASLSYLCSWSDVDVDMTLLLKKSCSPSRVEIGFHSYEFHGPLAEYVLDLIRGAQNARELILTFNALKGIADTCRTEHEHEWRPSMELAPFSSNVKTIEVHRFEGGKMELLLLNYLLENAGVLKRLILYKCGTMTMEEELEVSKELLMLPKTSTSCTIELK